In Deltaproteobacteria bacterium, one DNA window encodes the following:
- a CDS encoding Rpn family recombination-promoting nuclease/putative transposase gives MLCTAVIKKLISYAALQRSHHMIEKPALLRPTLDVVFKMLFARKRGHGALIGLLNAILKPASKITSVEVQNPHIPKLLIDDKGTILDIHVKLDDGTLLDIEMQMAPHESLAKRALYYASRMYATELGAGDFYSLLRPVIVIFLLAEDLFPARPDEFAVGFSLHQDDDGPAVFKAELSGQMQIKFYEIGKAFRLWQTRQLPPDDVSLGAWLGFLADPSSQSVEEACMSIPELKDAKVALEELSAEDEAREIARIREKSRLHWDSLMDEARRKGKAEGKEDASLAFLKALLTAPETNKLPDAKVAELTGLPLDVVIKFRAETK, from the coding sequence ATGCTCTGCACCGCCGTGATCAAAAAATTAATCTCGTACGCGGCATTGCAGAGGAGTCATCACATGATAGAGAAGCCAGCGCTACTCCGTCCCACTCTGGATGTTGTGTTTAAGATGTTATTTGCGCGCAAACGCGGTCATGGCGCTTTGATTGGCCTACTAAACGCCATCTTAAAACCGGCGAGTAAGATAACGTCGGTTGAGGTGCAAAATCCTCACATCCCTAAGCTGCTGATTGACGACAAGGGTACGATTCTGGATATCCATGTCAAACTAGATGACGGCACCTTGCTCGATATCGAGATGCAGATGGCTCCGCATGAGTCCTTGGCCAAGCGCGCCCTTTACTACGCCTCAAGGATGTACGCTACGGAGCTTGGGGCGGGAGATTTTTATAGCCTGCTTAGGCCGGTGATCGTTATTTTCCTCCTAGCCGAGGATCTCTTTCCCGCCAGGCCAGATGAATTTGCGGTGGGATTTTCGCTGCATCAGGACGACGACGGTCCAGCGGTCTTTAAGGCGGAGCTAAGTGGTCAGATGCAGATCAAGTTTTACGAGATCGGGAAGGCCTTTCGTCTTTGGCAGACAAGACAACTCCCGCCCGATGATGTAAGTCTAGGAGCATGGCTAGGCTTTCTGGCCGACCCATCTAGCCAGTCAGTAGAGGAGGCGTGTATGTCGATCCCAGAGCTCAAAGACGCCAAAGTCGCCTTAGAAGAACTTTCCGCCGAGGACGAGGCCCGCGAAATTGCTCGCATCCGCGAGAAGTCCCGGCTTCACTGGGACTCGCTCATGGACGAAGCTAGGCGTAAGGGTAAGGCCGAGGGTAAGGAAGATGCCAGCCTAGCTTTTCTGAAGGCGCTACTTACCGCGCCCGAGACAAACAAGCTGCCTGATGCCAAGGTCGCCGAATTAACTGGGCTGCCTTTGGACGTTGTGATCAAGTT